A segment of the Lycium ferocissimum isolate CSIRO_LF1 chromosome 10, AGI_CSIRO_Lferr_CH_V1, whole genome shotgun sequence genome:
acttttgagatatttacccTGATGCTATGTCACTTGTGATCTAACAGCTAGATTGCTCTTACCGTGTCCCAGAGGAACCATTTTAAAGCTTGAgaggaaaagatggaaaaaaaagaCGCAATCCTAAACATAGAACCAAAGAAACAAAATGAAAGGCAAAAGATTGGTCTGACAAACAAACAATAGATGAAATAACAAAATCGCAAAGGTTATAACTTGCGTGGATTGATCTCTCTTTAAAGTTTAGTGTCCCGTGAATATGTTTATAGCATTTCTTTGTTGCGTATACACAAAAGAGTGAGTGGACAAGTTCAAATATCACACTCTCGTCTTAAACATTAAATAGATCGTCTACCCATTAATAGACATATTCTCAGCCAAATTCTATTCTCCATTCACAGAGTATAAGAAAATCTTCTAATTAATAGCAATAGTGCATACAAGCAACCAAGAAATTTCAACAAAAGAAACCATCCTAATATAACCCTTCAATAGGTGGTAACTAAAGATAGTTAAAGATGCTCCATCAGACAACATAGTTGACAAAATTACTTGGGTAGTTTGATCAAATACTATACTTCAAGAagaatggttttccaagatgcTAATAATCAGATACTTAAGAAGTTTGCATTAGCagatataaaaacataaaaaaatttaataagttCATAACCTCAATTacaactaaaaaaaatttaataagttCATGACCTCAATTACAACTAAAAAATTTTAATAAGTTCAGAACCTCAATTACAACTAACAGGACAAACTGCTCATGAACCAGCATACTATCATAAACATTTCTCAACtttcttaaataaattaaaaaataaaaaaagaccaATTTCATACTGATACAAGCTCCTAATCGAAAAGACTGAATCCCATGTCATCATCACTTTCTTCCTTAGGTTCTTCCCGTTCACATTACCAAAAGAAAATGTTATTCCAAACACATTTCAAAGTCGGGAAAACTGCAACCATGTATTCAAAATAACTTTCATCTAAAATAGGGTTAATAACACTTTTGGTCCTTCAATTATTGGTTAATTCTAATTTTGATCCTTGTGCTATTTAACTaagcacatttaaccttcaattaattaaaatgtacactttcaatacatttgcttgtgaatattcacaaatttaccATAATTATAAGTCGTTCCATCACTCAATATAATTACCCATGTGTTAGATTAAGCTTGTATTGTTACTTCATATTTGATGGCAATATAATTTCTAAAAGTAGTTCAAATACGAACAAATTTTTACATAAAGGACTAAAAACacattttggaataattgaagGTGAGGTGTGTTTCATCATATATCACAAGGactaaaataagaattttaGGGACCAAAAATGCTATTATTATCCCTTTAGACTAAGcataatttaatttctttctcaTTCACCTTCTTTTCTTCAACATCGCAAGAAGACCACCAAGGAAATTGCTCCGCAGGGGTGGCAACAAAGAATCGCAAAGACCGCCGCCACCAGCACCATCATTCATGATAAGATCACCAAGGTTTCTCTTCTCAGCCAGTG
Coding sequences within it:
- the LOC132035425 gene encoding large ribosomal subunit protein P1-like → MSLGEVACTFACLILNNEGIPITAEKISTLVKVANVTVEPYWPLLFAKLAEKRNLGDLIMNDGAGGGGLCDSLLPPLRSNFLGGLLAMLKKREEPKEESDDDMGFSLFD